The following nucleotide sequence is from Halobacillus mangrovi.
CGAGGTGCCAAAAAACCGAAAAGCCGAATGTCATCGGTGACCCAACCTTTTATCCATGGAATGTACCTCATACAAACAGGGTCCGGATTAGGCTCCTTGAGCCAAGGGGAAATGATTTCGTCCCTTCGCTCTATACGAGAGGATATTGTCAAAACCGCTTATGCTTCCTATTTAGCTGAATTGACAGATAAACTTATCGATGAAAAACAGCCGGATCCTTTTGTCTATGAACAATTTTTACAAACATTGCTATGGATGAATGAAGGAAAAGATGCTGAGATCCTTACCCTTATGTATGAGTTGAAACTGTTTAAAAAAGCAGGTTTCGCACCTATTGTTGATCAGTGTCTAAACTGTGGAAGAGAAGAAGGTCCTTTCAATTTTTCCATAAGTGAAGGTGGATTTCTCTGCTTTCGATGCAAGCACAGAGATCCGAATGCTTTCGGTTTAAGTGAAACCCTTGCGAAGCTTTTACGATTATTTTTACATATTGATGTAAAACGGCTCGGACAAATATCGATGAAAGAACAAAATAAAAAATTATTGCGTCACATCATTGATGAATACTATGATCGTTATGGTGGTTATTTTATTAAGTCTAAAAAGTTCTTAAAACAGATAGACTTGTTTAAAGAAGAGTAGGTGTAAGTTTTAGCTTTGCCCTACTCCAAACTCATTCAATGGATTGACAACGGTCTGTGAATTCAGTATGATTCTATTACTTACTAATACGTTGTGTTGAAGGAAAGTAGTAACTGACTCCCAAGGACAATAGCGAGCTTGTGACGGTGGAAGACAAGCGTTATGGATCAGTGAAGGCGTTCTGGAGCAAACATTCTTAAAGCGGCTTCCATTACATATGGAAGCAAATAGGGTGGAACCGCGGAAACCCCGTCCCTATGTCTACGAAGACATAGAGACGGGGTTTTTTTTGTACGTCTGCCCCTGTTCTCAAGAAAACAAGGAGGGATTACATGAATATTCAAGATATGATAGTAACACTTCAAAAGCATTGGTCAGATCAAGGCTGCCTGTTAATGCAGGCCTATGATACAGAGAAAGGTGCGGGAACGATGTCTCCGATGACTCTGCTGCGGAGCTTAGGTCCGGAGCCATGGAACGTTGCTTATGTGGAACCATCAAGACGTCCGGCTGATGGCAGATATGGTCAGAACCCCAATCGACTCTATCAGCACCATCAGTTTCAAGTTATCATGAAACCATCTCCTGACAATATTCAGGAATTGTACTTAGACTCATTAAGAGCGCTTGGCATTGATCCTAATAAGCACGATATTCGTTTTGTGGAAGATAACTGGGAAAACCCTACCTTAGGTGCCGCAGGCTTAGGCTGGGAAGTTTGGTTAGACGGAATGGAAATCACTCAGTTCACTTATTTCCAGCAAATTGGCGGACTGGAAGCTCGTCCGGTCTCCGCAGAAATCACGTATGGTTTAGAGCGTCTCGCGTCTTACATCCAGGATAAAGAAAACGTGTTTGAATTGGAGTGGACGAATGGTGTGACCGTTGGGGATATTTTCTTGCAGCCTGAATATGAGCATTCTACCTACACATTTGAGGAGTCGGATGAAGACATGCTCTTTACTTTATTCTCAACGTATGAAAAAGAAGCCGAACGAATAATGAAAAAAGGGCTGGTATTTCCAGCTTACGACTACGTTCTTAAGTGTTCTCATACCTTCAACTTGCTGGATGCAAAAGGAGTCATCAGTGTAACGGAGAGGACCGGCTATATCTCAAGAGTCCGAAATCTGGCCAGAAAGATTGCCAAAACCTATGTAGAAGAAAGAGAACGACTAGGATTCCCAATGCTTGAAAGTGAGGAAGATAATCATGAATAAAACGGTCTTGTTTGAACTGGGGGTAGAAGAGCTTCCGGCAAGATTTATCGATGACGCCTTAACTCAACTAGTTTCAAAAACCCAAGCGTGGTTTGATCATCAACGCATTCCCTATGGAGATGTTAAAGGTTTCGCTACGCCAAGAAGGTTAGCGGTACAAGTCTCAGATGTCGCAGAAAAACAGCCAGACATAGAAGAAGAGGCCAAAGGTCCAGCTAAGAAGATTGCAATAGACGAGAATGGTGATTGGACAAAAGCGGCCATCGGTTTTTCAAAAGGACAAGGGAAAGAAGTGGACGATATCTACTTTAAGGAAATCAAAGGAACAGAATACGTCCATGTTAGGAAATTCATTGAAGGACAAGCAACTTCAGAGTTGCTAGAAGGCTTTCATGCTGTTTTCCTTGATTTGAACTTTCCTAAGAATATGAGATGGGGAAGTTACGAAATGCGCTACATTCGTCCAATCCGCTGGATAGTTGCTTTGTTTGGCGAAGAAGTGGTTCCTTTTTCAATCGAAAACGTATCGACAGATAGAATCACCTATGGTCATCGTTTCTTAGGAGAGATGCTCTCTCTTTCCCAGGCGGAAGAGTATGAACAGTCTTTAAAGGATCAGTACGTGGTGGTGTCAGTAGAGGACAGAAAAAACGAGATTCGAAAACAGCTGTTGGAGCTGGAACAGGAGAATAACTGGAAACTTATACTTGATGAAGATTTATTAAATGAAGTAACTCATTTAGTCGAGTTTCCAACGGCTTTCAGTGGGGAGTTCAATAAGGAGTTTCTTGCAGTTCCTGAAGAAGCACTGATCACATCGATGAAAGAACACCAAAGATACTTCCCTGT
It contains:
- the glyQ gene encoding glycine--tRNA ligase subunit alpha, whose amino-acid sequence is MNIQDMIVTLQKHWSDQGCLLMQAYDTEKGAGTMSPMTLLRSLGPEPWNVAYVEPSRRPADGRYGQNPNRLYQHHQFQVIMKPSPDNIQELYLDSLRALGIDPNKHDIRFVEDNWENPTLGAAGLGWEVWLDGMEITQFTYFQQIGGLEARPVSAEITYGLERLASYIQDKENVFELEWTNGVTVGDIFLQPEYEHSTYTFEESDEDMLFTLFSTYEKEAERIMKKGLVFPAYDYVLKCSHTFNLLDAKGVISVTERTGYISRVRNLARKIAKTYVEERERLGFPMLESEEDNHE
- the recO gene encoding DNA repair protein RecO; amino-acid sequence: MLEKIEGIVIRTRDYGETHKIVTLMTREKGKIGVMARGAKKPKSRMSSVTQPFIHGMYLIQTGSGLGSLSQGEMISSLRSIREDIVKTAYASYLAELTDKLIDEKQPDPFVYEQFLQTLLWMNEGKDAEILTLMYELKLFKKAGFAPIVDQCLNCGREEGPFNFSISEGGFLCFRCKHRDPNAFGLSETLAKLLRLFLHIDVKRLGQISMKEQNKKLLRHIIDEYYDRYGGYFIKSKKFLKQIDLFKEE